From Rubinisphaera margarita, a single genomic window includes:
- a CDS encoding SMI1/KNR4 family protein, with protein MSIDRKTVEKRLGFELPEAYCEIVARSERCEPYLESDLKRMLIENLQLRMTPRPAAFAGKPWPPSFLCIGNDGCGNNYAIDVDAPQAGVWFFDHEADEFEIVAADLAEFVQQMAPLASIDYRANGSQPLQSDNHVIARTDRPEESVLVPITLEEWKSLVERDDQLEWIEFEERKHPFKAEEIRIPVYGLARFQSGTESANLQWAFGRLWNRRGGLETVEKMKAIASNLEARFFPAG; from the coding sequence GTGAGTATTGATCGGAAGACCGTCGAAAAGCGATTGGGGTTTGAGCTCCCCGAAGCATACTGCGAGATCGTCGCTCGATCCGAGCGTTGTGAACCTTATCTCGAATCCGATCTTAAGCGGATGCTCATCGAGAATCTGCAGCTGAGGATGACGCCGCGACCTGCAGCATTTGCTGGAAAGCCGTGGCCTCCGTCATTCCTGTGTATCGGAAACGACGGGTGCGGAAACAACTACGCGATCGATGTCGATGCTCCTCAGGCTGGTGTCTGGTTCTTTGATCATGAAGCCGATGAGTTCGAAATCGTTGCAGCTGATCTCGCCGAATTTGTTCAACAGATGGCTCCTCTGGCATCAATTGACTATAGGGCGAACGGCTCGCAGCCGCTGCAAAGCGATAATCATGTGATCGCACGAACCGACCGTCCCGAAGAAAGCGTTCTGGTCCCCATCACTCTTGAAGAATGGAAATCGCTCGTCGAGCGTGACGATCAACTCGAGTGGATCGAATTCGAAGAGCGTAAGCATCCCTTCAAGGCGGAAGAGATTCGCATCCCCGTCTATGGACTCGCGCGCTTTCAATCGGGAACGGAATCGGCAAATCTTCAATGGGCCTTTGGCCGCCTCTGGAATCGACGCGGTGGTCTCGAAACTGTGGAGAAGATGAAAGCGATCGCGAGCAATCTCGAAGCACGGTTCTTCCCAGCCGGTTAA
- a CDS encoding alpha/beta hydrolase: MRTRFMLGLLALLLTFSVSSVLQAEDAPQKVLVLPGETFSVNGRTAFIFWPEESQRTSPQPWVLYAPTLPAYPDLAERWLHSELVEAGVAVAGIDVGEAYGSPEQQQAFTALYEELTQNRGFAKKPSLLGRSRGGLWVSSWAIRNTDKVAGLAGIYPVYDLTTYPKIQRAAPSYGMTAEELQKSLSEHNPVAKIAALARAEIPVFIIHGDVDTVVPLKENSATLQNAYETNGNGDLVDLVVPVGQGHNFWPGFFRCQNLVDFTIRAAKEGAGIKPGKIRKTRVPEGVVLYRDLQYGGVDGEPLLLDVYRPKNITEPVPVVMWVHGGGWKNGSKDRCQAAWLTQHGYAVVSINYALTDEAQWPTQIENCREAVRWVRQNAEGFNLDGDHIGAWGSSAGGHLVALMGTLDAPENEKHSSSVQAVCDWFGPTDLLTMPPNMVGNGRTRADVANSNGAKLLGAAVSDVPELAKQASAFYQVSSDDPPFLIMHGDQDPGVPLAQSKRFYEALKKAGVEAELEVVEGAGHGGPEFQTSEVRSRIRAFFDRNLKEAE; this comes from the coding sequence ATGCGAACCAGATTCATGCTCGGACTTCTGGCCCTGCTGCTGACGTTTAGCGTTTCGTCTGTTCTTCAGGCGGAAGACGCCCCGCAGAAGGTGCTCGTGCTGCCGGGCGAGACCTTTTCCGTAAATGGTCGGACGGCGTTCATCTTCTGGCCGGAAGAAAGCCAGCGGACCAGTCCACAGCCGTGGGTGCTGTATGCCCCGACGTTGCCCGCCTACCCGGATCTGGCGGAACGATGGCTGCATTCGGAACTGGTGGAAGCTGGCGTGGCGGTGGCGGGGATCGATGTCGGAGAAGCCTATGGCAGCCCGGAACAGCAGCAGGCCTTCACGGCTCTCTATGAGGAACTGACACAGAACCGCGGCTTCGCGAAGAAGCCGAGTCTACTCGGGCGGAGTCGGGGCGGGTTGTGGGTCAGCAGCTGGGCGATTCGCAATACCGACAAGGTCGCCGGGCTGGCCGGGATCTATCCGGTCTATGATCTCACGACTTATCCGAAGATTCAGCGGGCGGCTCCGTCATACGGGATGACGGCCGAAGAGCTGCAAAAGTCTCTGAGCGAACACAATCCAGTGGCGAAGATTGCTGCTCTCGCCAGAGCCGAGATTCCGGTGTTCATCATTCATGGCGATGTCGATACGGTTGTCCCGCTGAAAGAGAACTCTGCGACGCTGCAGAACGCTTACGAGACGAATGGCAACGGCGACCTCGTTGATCTGGTGGTTCCGGTCGGGCAGGGGCACAACTTCTGGCCGGGCTTTTTCCGGTGTCAGAATCTGGTCGACTTCACGATTCGAGCCGCGAAGGAAGGAGCGGGCATCAAGCCGGGCAAGATCAGAAAAACGCGGGTGCCTGAAGGAGTCGTGCTTTATCGCGATCTACAATACGGCGGCGTCGATGGCGAGCCGCTGCTGCTCGATGTGTATCGCCCAAAGAACATCACGGAGCCGGTGCCGGTCGTGATGTGGGTGCATGGCGGCGGCTGGAAGAATGGGAGCAAGGATCGCTGTCAGGCCGCCTGGTTGACGCAGCATGGTTATGCGGTTGTCAGCATTAATTACGCGCTGACCGATGAAGCTCAGTGGCCGACGCAGATTGAGAACTGTCGCGAAGCAGTCCGCTGGGTGCGGCAGAATGCGGAGGGCTTCAATCTCGATGGCGATCACATCGGAGCCTGGGGAAGCTCGGCCGGCGGGCATCTTGTCGCACTGATGGGAACGCTCGATGCCCCCGAGAACGAGAAGCATTCGAGCAGCGTGCAGGCGGTGTGTGACTGGTTTGGTCCGACCGATCTGTTGACGATGCCCCCCAACATGGTCGGCAATGGACGCACCCGCGCGGATGTCGCGAATTCGAATGGAGCGAAGCTGCTCGGGGCGGCTGTGTCGGACGTGCCCGAACTGGCGAAGCAGGCGAGTGCCTTCTATCAGGTCTCGAGCGATGATCCGCCGTTCCTGATCATGCACGGTGATCAGGATCCGGGCGTGCCGCTTGCGCAGAGCAAACGCTTCTACGAGGCTCTCAAGAAAGCGGGTGTCGAAGCGGAGCTGGAAGTCGTTGAAGGAGCAGGGCACGGCGGGCCGGAATTTCAGACGTCCGAAGTGCGATCGAGGATCCGCGCCTTCTTCGACCGGAATCTCAAAGAAGCGGAATGA
- a CDS encoding beta-propeller fold lactonase family protein: MLRRSCLLLACLALGAAALTEPGTRSLAENPGSAPSLKETTAHRSPVDVALSPDGRWLVTANETSDSISLIDTVSETVVDELSCPGEPAGLAFCLDGHSIAVSCTNSGNIDVVQIQDGRLVHQLKIHVGYEPVGLAVSPDGNIAYAGLVATGEVAEIDLRAAKVTRTFEVGRWPRYLTVSPDGSRLAVGCSGESRIAVVETKTGEVAYKELLIGGINIGHLQCSSDGTEVYFPWMVYRSNPITIDNIQRGWVLASRIARVRLDGPQYREAISLDVPRKAVADPHGIAMTSDEHRLVVSASGTHELLVYRKPDLPFEGVGGPGDLIDRRLMADKDLFDRIDVGGRPMGIEIATDDRKVYVANYTRNSIQVVDIEWKQILNEIPLGEAPELTLARRGMELFHDGQKSLDQWYSCHTCHYNGGVNSKTMDTMNDGTELTMKTVLPLEKPSQTGPWTWHGWQDDLTDAMQASFTNTMQGRRVSNDDARAVIAYLDSIDLPPNPFRNSDGSLTAAAERGRKIFESSATGCAECHTGSRFTDGKIHDVGLGSAEDAYTGYNTPTLIGCYRKVNYLHDGRATTLEDVLTGDHAPEKVMGERPLTQQELADLVAYLKSL, translated from the coding sequence ATGCTGCGACGTTCGTGTCTACTTCTCGCTTGCCTGGCTCTCGGAGCCGCCGCTCTGACTGAACCGGGAACCCGTTCCCTGGCCGAGAACCCTGGCAGCGCTCCCAGCCTGAAGGAAACGACCGCTCACCGCTCGCCTGTCGATGTCGCCCTCAGTCCCGACGGCCGCTGGCTCGTCACCGCCAATGAAACTTCCGACTCGATCTCCCTGATCGACACCGTGAGCGAAACGGTCGTCGATGAACTCAGCTGCCCCGGTGAACCGGCCGGCCTGGCGTTCTGTCTCGACGGCCACTCGATCGCCGTCAGCTGCACGAACTCCGGCAACATCGACGTCGTTCAGATTCAGGACGGCAGGCTCGTTCATCAGTTGAAGATTCACGTTGGCTACGAACCGGTCGGCCTCGCGGTCTCGCCCGATGGAAACATCGCGTATGCGGGCCTCGTCGCCACCGGCGAAGTCGCCGAGATCGATCTGCGAGCCGCGAAAGTGACGCGCACGTTCGAAGTCGGACGCTGGCCCCGTTACCTCACGGTGTCTCCCGATGGCTCCCGGCTCGCGGTCGGCTGCAGTGGTGAAAGTCGCATCGCCGTTGTGGAGACGAAGACCGGCGAAGTCGCGTACAAGGAACTGCTGATCGGCGGAATCAACATCGGGCATCTGCAGTGCTCCAGCGACGGCACGGAAGTCTACTTTCCGTGGATGGTCTACCGCAGCAACCCGATCACCATCGACAACATTCAACGAGGCTGGGTGTTGGCCAGTCGTATTGCCCGCGTCCGTCTCGATGGCCCGCAATACCGTGAAGCCATCTCTCTCGACGTTCCCCGCAAAGCGGTAGCCGATCCGCATGGCATCGCCATGACGAGTGACGAACATCGCCTCGTCGTCTCGGCGTCCGGAACGCACGAACTGCTTGTGTATCGCAAGCCGGATCTTCCCTTCGAAGGCGTGGGCGGACCGGGCGATCTGATCGATCGACGCTTGATGGCCGACAAAGATCTGTTCGATCGCATCGATGTCGGCGGACGCCCGATGGGTATCGAGATCGCGACCGATGACCGGAAGGTCTATGTGGCCAACTACACCCGCAACTCCATTCAGGTCGTCGATATCGAATGGAAACAGATCCTGAATGAAATCCCGCTTGGCGAGGCACCGGAGTTGACTCTGGCCCGTCGCGGCATGGAGTTGTTTCACGATGGCCAGAAGAGCCTCGACCAGTGGTACAGCTGCCACACCTGCCACTACAACGGCGGCGTCAACTCCAAGACGATGGACACGATGAACGACGGCACTGAGCTGACGATGAAAACCGTTCTTCCGCTGGAGAAACCGTCACAGACCGGCCCGTGGACCTGGCACGGCTGGCAGGATGATCTCACCGATGCGATGCAGGCCTCTTTCACGAACACCATGCAGGGCCGCCGCGTTTCCAATGACGATGCCCGAGCCGTGATCGCGTATCTCGATTCGATCGACCTGCCCCCCAACCCGTTCCGCAACAGCGACGGAAGTCTCACCGCAGCCGCCGAACGAGGCCGCAAGATCTTTGAGAGTTCGGCCACCGGATGTGCCGAATGTCACACCGGATCCCGTTTCACCGACGGCAAGATTCACGACGTCGGCCTCGGCTCCGCCGAAGATGCCTACACCGGCTACAACACGCCGACACTCATCGGCTGTTACCGCAAAGTCAACTACCTCCACGACGGTCGGGCCACAACGCTGGAAGACGTTCTGACCGGCGATCATGCCCCCGAAAAAGTCATGGGCGAACGGCCGCTGACGCAACAGGAACTGGCCGATCTGGTCGCGTATCTGAAATCGCTGTAA
- a CDS encoding TlpA family protein disulfide reductase — protein MRRMSCALLLWTGILSIPASAGPAHAADAEPNNVTAQAANWDEIQQWVDSQKGKVVVIDVWSTFCLPCVREFPHFVEFHHSHAEKVACASLNIDYYGSADTAPDQTTPKITEFLTSRNATMKNFISSDADEKILTQIDTSAIPAALVYDQNGKLVKVFNNDNDDYGPTGFNYEKNIIPFVESLLK, from the coding sequence ATGCGACGAATGTCTTGTGCTCTGCTCCTCTGGACGGGAATCCTCTCGATCCCTGCGTCTGCCGGTCCTGCTCATGCAGCCGATGCCGAGCCGAATAACGTCACCGCTCAGGCCGCCAACTGGGATGAGATTCAGCAATGGGTCGACAGCCAGAAGGGCAAAGTCGTCGTGATCGATGTCTGGTCGACCTTCTGCCTCCCCTGCGTCCGTGAATTCCCGCATTTTGTCGAGTTCCACCACAGTCACGCCGAGAAGGTTGCCTGTGCTTCGCTGAACATCGACTACTACGGCAGTGCCGACACCGCTCCCGATCAGACGACGCCGAAGATCACCGAGTTCCTGACCTCGCGAAACGCCACGATGAAGAACTTCATCTCCAGCGACGCCGATGAGAAGATCCTCACCCAGATCGACACCAGCGCCATCCCGGCTGCTCTCGTCTACGATCAGAATGGCAAACTCGTCAAAGTCTTCAACAACGACAACGACGACTACGGCCCCACCGGCTTCAACTACGAGAAGAACATCATTCCGTTCGTCGAAAGCCTGCTGAAGTAG